The Geobacillus genomosp. 3 genome segment ACACGATCATTCGTAACTACCACCAATTGAATCCGTCCTCTTCCAGTAACCGATGAGAAGCCTCTGGCCCCATTGAACCTGAACGATACGAATGAAGGGGAAGGAGATTTCCCTCAAATGCCTCTAAAACAGGCTGTACCCACTTCCAAGAAAGTTCAACTTCTTTCCAATGAGCAAAGAAAGTCGAATCGCCTCGCAAAGCATCAAAAATTAACAATTCATAGGCTTCAGGTACATTTTTCTCATTAGTTGAAAAATGCATATGAATAGGCTCGATTTTTCCATTGTTTAATATATTTTTACTATTTAATTGCAACGTAACACCCTCATTCGGATTGATTTCAATCACTAAAAGATTAGGAACCGTTTCCTCATTTTTTGGCAAGTACCATTCCTTTAATGGATTTTTAAACTCAATCACAATACGAGTAGATTTTTCCTTCATTCTTTTCCCTGTACGGAGATAAAATGGCACCCCACTCCAAAACTCATCATCAATCCACAAGCGAGCCGCAACAAATGTATCTGTTGTTGAAGAAGCAGCAATTCCAGGCTCTTCTTTATATCCAACAACTGGTTTACCAAAGATTTCTCCAGGACCATATTGGCCGCGAACGACATGTAAACCTACTTCTTCTTTTTGTAATGGGCGAAGAGATTCGATGATTTTTCTTTTTTCGTCACGGATGTCTTTTGCGCTGATCCGTTTTGGCAGGTGCATGGCTGTCATCATCAACAATTGCAGCATATGATTTTGGAACATATCGCGAATGGCCCCTGCCTGGTCATAATACCCCGCTCTCTCTTCTACCCCAACCGTTTCACTAGCCGTAATTTGTACATTCGCTATATACTGATTGTTCCATAATGATTGAAACACAGGGTTGGCAAATTTTAAGGCTTCAAGATTTTGGACCATCGGCTTTCCAAGGTAATGGTCCACTCGATAAATTTCCTCTTCTTCAAAAGCTTGACTTAACTTTTCATTTAAATGTTGTGCCGATCTCCAATCGTGCCCAAACGGTTTTTCGATCATCAAACGTTTCCAACCTCTTGCCGATCCTAATCCGCTCTCCTTGATGTTTGAGGCAATCACATCAAAAAACTCTGGCGCAACAGATAAATAAAACATGCGGTTTTCAGGAATATTCAACTCTTTTTCACGCTGTTGAACGATTTCAAGCAGCTTTTTATACCCTTGTGCATTTGTTACATCTAAAGAAATATAACGAAACGCACGAAGGAATTCTTCCATTTTGGAACGGTCATTTGTCAAACGTCTAGAAAATGTTTTTAATGAATTTTCCACATGTGTTTGAAATTCGTCATCAGACAATCCACTTTTGCTTACGCCAATAATGGAAAACGAGTCAGGCATTTTTTGATCGAGAAATAAATGATATAATGCAGGAAAAATTTTTCTTTTCGCTAAATCCCCTGTTGCCCCAAACAAGACAAAGGTCATAGAATCCACTTTTGATTTCACCCCCATCTTTCCAAACAGAAAAACTCCAGATTTCTTCTTGTACTAAAAAAGTAGATAACAACTATTGAAAATACAAAATCCATCATTTTGGACTCTTTTTACGCCCTTCATCTTTTCCGATCGAGCTCTTGAGTACAAACGCGATAAAGAAAGATTATCTATGCAAGATAAAAAGATCAGAATTTCAATTAAATCCGATCTTTTTATCTCTCGTAAGAAAATGTAGTGATATTTGTCTTTTCTTCTATTGCTTAGAAGTTCACATTTAGGCCATAAAACGCGGCGATATATAATTTTTTCATTTCTTCTACAGATGTTTCACGCGGATTCGTGCTTGTGCATGGATCTTGCACGGCATTGGCTGTCATTTCATCCACGTGTGCATGGAACAACTCCCCGGATACCCCAATATTCTTGGAACGTATTTGGACCACGATTCATGTTGTCCCCTCCTATGCTTACGTTTTGTTTTACAGACGCTAGTATAATCCGTATAATCCTGTTTTAGAAGTACGCACTTTATTATCACGTAGTGATAAAAATATAATATAGTATAAAAAAGTATACTTATGGTTATAATCAGTACGGATATATGCTCAATGGAATGACTTCATGAAAAGTCCTTTATCTGTAAGAAGAAATAAATCCTAGATGTTATGGGTGGAAATGAAATGTTTTGTAAATACATGCATTATTGTCATATAGTGATAAAAAGTATACTATTGGTTTATAATAGAGATGGAGGTGGAATAAATGGGACATGTTTGTGGCAAAATGTA includes the following:
- the zwf gene encoding glucose-6-phosphate dehydrogenase produces the protein MDSMTFVLFGATGDLAKRKIFPALYHLFLDQKMPDSFSIIGVSKSGLSDDEFQTHVENSLKTFSRRLTNDRSKMEEFLRAFRYISLDVTNAQGYKKLLEIVQQREKELNIPENRMFYLSVAPEFFDVIASNIKESGLGSARGWKRLMIEKPFGHDWRSAQHLNEKLSQAFEEEEIYRVDHYLGKPMVQNLEALKFANPVFQSLWNNQYIANVQITASETVGVEERAGYYDQAGAIRDMFQNHMLQLLMMTAMHLPKRISAKDIRDEKRKIIESLRPLQKEEVGLHVVRGQYGPGEIFGKPVVGYKEEPGIAASSTTDTFVAARLWIDDEFWSGVPFYLRTGKRMKEKSTRIVIEFKNPLKEWYLPKNEETVPNLLVIEINPNEGVTLQLNSKNILNNGKIEPIHMHFSTNEKNVPEAYELLIFDALRGDSTFFAHWKEVELSWKWVQPVLEAFEGNLLPLHSYRSGSMGPEASHRLLEEDGFNWW